In one window of Blattabacterium sp. (Cryptocercus punctulatus) str. Cpu DNA:
- the pdxH gene encoding pyridoxamine 5'-phosphate oxidase: MTFDLSDYRKIYKKNNLIESDVPSDPLKLFHNWFQEEKNIHKIHKKINEETNAMSISTIGQDGVPETRIVLLKMYSQKGFIFYTNYYSLKGRSIQKNPKACISFYWPNTERQIIIQGDILKLSKNESDEYFYKRPKKNQIGCWASKQSVIIPSKEYLLIQYQKWTHFFKIHMIKRPFYWGGYIVKPYKIEFWQGQPNRLHDRLIYYNLEKKNKWKLYRLSP, translated from the coding sequence ATGACTTTTGATTTAAGTGATTATAGAAAAATTTATAAAAAAAATAATTTAATAGAATCTGATGTTCCATCGGATCCTTTAAAATTATTTCATAATTGGTTTCAAGAAGAAAAAAATATTCATAAAATACATAAAAAAATAAATGAAGAAACTAATGCTATGTCAATTTCAACTATAGGACAAGATGGAGTTCCTGAAACTAGAATTGTTTTGTTAAAGATGTATTCTCAAAAAGGTTTTATTTTTTATACAAATTATTATAGCTTAAAAGGAAGATCTATTCAAAAAAATCCAAAAGCATGTATTTCTTTTTATTGGCCAAATACAGAAAGACAAATTATTATTCAAGGAGATATTCTAAAATTATCAAAAAATGAATCGGATGAATATTTTTATAAAAGACCAAAAAAAAATCAAATAGGATGTTGGGCTTCTAAACAAAGTGTAATTATACCATCTAAAGAATATTTATTGATTCAATATCAAAAATGGACTCATTTTTTTAAAATACACATGATAAAACGTCCTTTTTATTGGGGTGGATATATCGTAAAACCTTATAAAATAGAATTTTGGCAAGGACAACCTAATAGACTTCATGATAGGTTAATTTATTATAATCTAGAAAAAAAAAATAAATGGAAATTATATCGTTTATCTCCATAA
- a CDS encoding HU family DNA-binding protein, translated as MNKTELVNSIAEKTGITKIKAKNITDAFIETVIESLKKGDKVTLVGFGTFSVIERNPRNGINPRTGKKIFIPGKKVAKFKIGAELTNL; from the coding sequence ATGAACAAAACAGAATTGGTGAATTCAATAGCTGAAAAAACCGGGATTACAAAAATAAAAGCGAAAAATATTACAGATGCATTTATTGAAACCGTAATTGAATCCCTAAAAAAAGGAGATAAAGTTACTTTAGTTGGATTTGGAACCTTTTCTGTTATAGAAAGGAATCCAAGAAATGGAATTAATCCTAGAACAGGAAAAAAAATTTTTATTCCAGGAAAAAAGGTTGCTAAATTCAAAATAGGTGCCGAACTAACAAATTTGTAG
- the fmt gene encoding methionyl-tRNA formyltransferase has translation MKKFPRIVFIGSTPFSLFSLKELYIRQYNIVGIITNPDSIFNKKKINNKSVKKYALENHIPILQPKNLLDSSFLKNLKIWKADIQIIVSFKILPKEVWGNPKMVTFNLHASLLPQYRGAAPINWAIINGENKTGLTTFIVNDQVDSGKILLQKEIEIKKEETAGTLENKLKKISGSIIIKTLEGILQKKIKPKIQKYIPYLPLKYAPKIYPINCRIFWKETSIEVIYNKIRGLSPYPTAWTFLFFNEQKFFRFKIFIVKKIKKIHFFPIGFVFFSESEMKISVKEGFISIIEGQIEGKKKMNIKNLINGIKIRKNIFVR, from the coding sequence ATGAAAAAGTTTCCTAGAATTGTATTTATAGGTTCTACTCCTTTTTCTCTTTTTTCTTTAAAAGAACTTTATATTAGACAATATAATATTGTAGGAATAATTACAAATCCTGATTCTATTTTCAATAAAAAAAAAATAAATAATAAATCTGTCAAAAAATATGCATTAGAAAATCATATTCCTATTTTACAACCAAAAAATCTTCTAGATTCTTCTTTTTTAAAAAATTTAAAAATATGGAAAGCAGATATACAAATTATAGTTTCATTTAAAATTTTACCTAAAGAAGTTTGGGGAAATCCAAAAATGGTGACCTTTAATCTACATGCTTCTTTACTCCCACAATATAGAGGAGCTGCTCCTATTAATTGGGCAATTATTAATGGAGAAAATAAAACTGGATTAACTACTTTTATTGTAAATGATCAAGTTGATTCTGGGAAAATTCTTTTACAAAAAGAAATAGAAATAAAAAAGGAAGAAACTGCTGGAACACTTGAAAATAAATTAAAAAAAATTAGTGGATCTATAATTATAAAAACTCTAGAAGGTATTCTTCAAAAAAAAATAAAACCTAAAATTCAAAAATATATTCCTTATTTACCATTAAAATATGCTCCAAAAATATATCCTATAAATTGTAGAATTTTTTGGAAAGAAACTTCTATTGAAGTTATTTATAATAAAATTCGGGGACTAAGTCCTTATCCTACAGCATGGACATTTTTATTTTTTAATGAACAAAAATTTTTTAGATTTAAAATTTTCATTGTTAAAAAAATAAAAAAAATACATTTTTTTCCAATTGGATTTGTATTTTTTTCAGAATCTGAAATGAAAATTTCGGTAAAAGAAGGATTTATTTCTATTATTGAAGGACAAATAGAAGGCAAAAAAAAAATGAATATAAAAAATTTAATTAATGGAATAAAAATAAGAAAAAATATTTTTGTTCGATAA
- a CDS encoding DUF2795 domain-containing protein, giving the protein MYWTLELASHLEDAPWPASKDELIDFAIRTGAPLEVVENLQQLENGEGEIFESIEDIWADYPRDDEDFYWNRDEYEL; this is encoded by the coding sequence ATGTATTGGACTTTAGAATTAGCTTCTCATTTAGAAGATGCTCCTTGGCCAGCATCAAAGGATGAATTAATCGATTTTGCTATTCGAACAGGTGCTCCATTAGAAGTTGTAGAAAATCTTCAACAGTTAGAAAATGGAGAAGGAGAAATTTTTGAATCTATAGAAGATATATGGGCAGATTATCCAAGAGATGACGAAGATTTTTATTGGAATAGAGACGAATATGAACTTTAA